From Oscillatoria sp. FACHB-1407, a single genomic window includes:
- a CDS encoding MFS transporter, with protein sequence MLHWSAGVTLKTWHLWIAQVPVDPAITTPEEASLVFSGPQFFITLVSGLLLAFAIQLLLTNLSVAAGISYLGRSSDDDDRDHSKSDSSGGVGSTIRKIGFGVGLWTLITVSIALFVACYLAVQLSLLESAGLGAIVGLVIWAAYFSLLVWVSSTTVGSLIGSIVNSATSGFQAIVGTAAAALGAKTVNQQVVATAEAAAAAVRRELGTGIDPVSIRENIEDYIDRLRPAEFDYSSVRNEFERLLNTPEAKALAGSDRARDVNRQTFIDLISSRSDLSKREVNRLADELESVWRRSVNDQQPDRMTELLDQLRSAQPGQLRTDEIVAKLDELIEETRRSHQTTQDTAKKAPTGLQQMMPTSLAPLVGMVMGRTDLSDLSVEKILGQLKSAQSRVGEVTNQIRANTSNEPFNTVKADVENYLMHVYVWQMSPETVEMEFRNILYDPAADPGIVRHQIEQIRHSDFVNILNSRGLLTQNQIQEKADQLERIRLDVLTTVRAAEEREIAADLHQRIETYLTFTPREQLLTTQENERAFRAILETAEADYDIINTRLLPYDRSRFAQVLFQRQDLSPAEAEALAQQFQDIRDRVVADSRTRTEQAQQQVQAAQQRVENYLRNTGRDELNPEGIKRELQILFNDPQLGLSLLQNRASRFDRDTLVQLLSQRQDVTPEDANHILDQVESNWYNLTHAPQLLSGKAKEQYDQTTQTLAQYLRNTNREELDPEGIQQDIKRLFENPKEGALALRDRLSRVDRETLVQLLSQRQDLSEDQVNQTIDQVQEAIRSITRAPKRLALRTQQRALNFESSIEEYLRNTGKEELSPEGIKRDLQLLLQDPRLGASSLGDRLSRFDRNTVIALLSQRKDMTPEEAERIVSNIESVRNQMLDQIRSIQYRIQSVIDSIFARIRSYLNSLNRPELNYDDIKRDVRTLFNDPQAGFDALRDRLSHFDRGTLVALMSSREDISEADANRIIDQVESARNSVLRRAERLQQETQRYMEEVKRQAQKQAEETRKAAASAAWWLFATAFVSATTSAIAGAIAVR encoded by the coding sequence ATGCTTCATTGGTCAGCTGGGGTAACGCTCAAAACCTGGCACCTGTGGATAGCTCAGGTTCCGGTCGATCCGGCGATTACGACTCCTGAAGAGGCATCGTTGGTTTTTTCAGGACCACAGTTTTTCATAACGTTAGTTTCAGGGTTATTGTTGGCGTTTGCCATTCAACTGCTATTGACCAACCTGTCAGTCGCAGCGGGCATCTCTTATTTGGGTCGCTCGTCTGATGATGACGATCGCGATCACAGCAAATCAGACAGTAGTGGGGGAGTTGGCTCTACCATTCGCAAAATCGGTTTTGGGGTCGGTTTGTGGACTCTTATCACCGTCAGCATTGCCCTGTTTGTGGCGTGCTATCTGGCAGTGCAGTTGAGCCTGTTAGAGAGCGCAGGTCTGGGGGCGATCGTCGGTCTGGTGATCTGGGCAGCTTACTTTTCACTATTGGTGTGGGTTAGCTCTACCACCGTTGGCTCGTTGATTGGTTCGATTGTCAACAGTGCCACCAGTGGGTTTCAGGCGATCGTTGGTACAGCCGCAGCAGCCCTGGGTGCCAAAACGGTGAATCAACAGGTGGTCGCTACTGCCGAGGCTGCCGCCGCCGCTGTTCGACGCGAACTGGGAACAGGAATCGACCCTGTAAGCATTCGTGAGAATATCGAAGATTACATTGATCGGTTGCGTCCGGCTGAGTTTGATTACTCCAGCGTTCGCAATGAGTTTGAGCGGTTGTTAAATACCCCGGAAGCCAAGGCATTAGCAGGCAGCGATCGCGCCCGTGATGTCAATCGTCAAACCTTCATCGACCTGATCAGCAGCCGATCTGACCTGTCAAAGCGGGAAGTCAATCGGTTAGCCGATGAGCTAGAGAGCGTGTGGCGACGGAGTGTAAACGATCAACAGCCCGATCGCATGACGGAATTGCTCGATCAACTGCGTTCGGCCCAGCCCGGTCAACTCAGAACCGATGAGATCGTCGCCAAGCTAGACGAGTTGATTGAAGAAACGCGGCGATCGCACCAAACCACCCAAGACACCGCCAAGAAAGCCCCCACTGGGTTGCAGCAGATGATGCCTACCAGCCTTGCACCGCTCGTAGGCATGGTCATGGGTCGCACCGACCTCTCTGACTTAAGTGTTGAAAAGATTCTGGGTCAGCTCAAGTCGGCGCAAAGCAGAGTGGGCGAAGTCACTAACCAGATTCGTGCTAACACATCGAATGAGCCGTTTAACACGGTCAAGGCGGATGTGGAGAACTACCTGATGCACGTTTATGTCTGGCAGATGAGTCCAGAGACAGTCGAGATGGAGTTTCGCAACATCCTCTATGATCCGGCTGCCGATCCGGGTATAGTGCGTCATCAAATTGAGCAAATCCGTCACTCTGATTTTGTTAACATCCTCAACTCTCGCGGATTGCTGACTCAAAACCAGATTCAAGAGAAAGCCGATCAGCTTGAGCGCATCCGGTTGGATGTGTTGACCACCGTTCGCGCCGCTGAAGAACGGGAGATCGCCGCTGACCTGCATCAGCGCATCGAAACCTACCTGACCTTTACGCCGCGTGAGCAGTTGTTAACGACCCAGGAGAACGAACGTGCCTTCAGAGCCATTCTGGAGACAGCAGAAGCAGATTACGACATTATAAACACTCGGTTGCTGCCCTACGATCGCTCTCGCTTTGCCCAAGTCCTGTTCCAGCGTCAAGACCTCAGCCCTGCGGAAGCAGAAGCCCTGGCGCAACAGTTTCAGGATATTCGCGATCGCGTAGTAGCCGATTCTCGCACGCGCACTGAGCAAGCGCAGCAACAGGTGCAAGCCGCGCAACAACGGGTGGAAAACTACCTGCGCAACACTGGCAGAGATGAACTCAACCCAGAGGGCATCAAGCGGGAATTGCAGATTCTGTTTAACGATCCACAGTTGGGGTTGAGTCTGTTGCAAAATCGAGCATCCCGGTTCGATCGCGATACATTGGTGCAGTTGCTCAGCCAGCGACAGGATGTCACCCCAGAGGATGCCAACCACATCCTCGATCAGGTGGAATCCAACTGGTACAACCTGACCCACGCTCCGCAACTGCTGTCGGGTAAAGCGAAGGAACAGTACGACCAGACCACTCAAACCCTGGCTCAATACCTCCGCAACACCAACCGCGAAGAGCTTGATCCCGAAGGCATCCAACAGGATATCAAGCGGTTGTTTGAGAACCCCAAAGAAGGAGCACTGGCTCTGCGCGATCGCCTCTCTCGGGTAGACCGGGAAACCCTGGTGCAACTGCTCAGCCAGCGTCAAGACCTGAGCGAAGACCAGGTAAACCAAACCATCGATCAGGTGCAAGAAGCGATTCGCAGTATCACTCGTGCTCCAAAGCGGTTAGCCCTGCGGACTCAACAACGGGCTCTCAACTTTGAGTCCAGCATTGAAGAGTATCTGCGGAATACAGGTAAAGAGGAACTCAGCCCAGAAGGCATCAAGCGCGATCTGCAATTGCTGTTGCAAGACCCCCGCTTAGGTGCCAGCAGTCTGGGCGATCGCCTCTCCCGCTTTGACCGCAACACCGTCATTGCGCTGCTGTCTCAACGCAAAGACATGACCCCCGAAGAGGCAGAACGGATCGTGTCAAACATCGAATCCGTGCGTAACCAGATGCTGGATCAGATCCGTAGCATTCAGTACCGCATTCAATCGGTCATTGACAGCATCTTTGCTCGCATTCGCAGCTACCTCAACTCGCTCAACCGTCCTGAGTTGAACTACGACGACATCAAACGCGATGTTCGTACGCTGTTTAACGACCCTCAAGCGGGCTTTGATGCACTGCGCGATCGCCTCAGCCATTTCGATCGCGGCACCCTGGTTGCGTTGATGAGTTCCCGTGAGGACATCTCAGAAGCCGACGCTAACCGCATCATCGACCAGGTTGAGTCAGCCCGAAACAGTGTCTTGCGTCGGGCAGAACGCCTGCAACAAGAGACACAGCGTTACATGGAGGAAGTCAAGCGGCAAGCCCAGAAGCAAGCTGAGGAAACCCGCAAAGCGGCTGCCTCTGCTGCCTGGTGGTTGTTTGCAACGGCGTTTGTGTCGGCAACCACCTCTGCCATCGCTGGGGCGATCGCTGTTCGATAA
- a CDS encoding calcium-binding protein has translation MANLTDLSIVNANNFLGIGDLFGGLRGDLKDVFDDDVDDTIDEIYDDIDNTRNGTRRDDDLTGDSRNNRFNGRRGDDRIDGLGGNDILAGDRGNDTLTGGDGNDIIAGERGNDRLFGDKGNDILYGGSGDDTIYGGKGADSIAGGSGENVLYGGKGRDIFFLSDGDGEDTIQDFNNLQDKFALRGSLDFSDLTIKQDGDDVLIQDGNDVLATVLNTRTSQITSSTFV, from the coding sequence ATGGCAAACTTAACGGATCTCTCTATTGTTAACGCTAATAACTTTTTAGGAATTGGGGATTTATTTGGCGGTCTGAGAGGCGACCTCAAGGACGTTTTTGACGATGACGTTGATGACACAATCGACGAAATTTACGATGACATCGACAACACCCGCAATGGCACTCGCCGAGATGATGACCTGACTGGCGATAGCCGCAACAACCGCTTCAATGGCAGACGGGGCGATGATCGCATCGATGGCTTGGGTGGCAACGATATTCTGGCGGGCGATCGCGGCAATGACACCCTGACCGGGGGCGATGGTAACGACATCATCGCAGGCGAACGGGGTAACGATCGCCTCTTTGGTGACAAGGGCAACGACATCCTCTATGGCGGCAGTGGTGACGACACCATCTATGGCGGCAAAGGGGCTGACTCCATTGCCGGTGGCAGTGGTGAAAACGTGCTTTATGGGGGCAAAGGTCGCGACATTTTCTTCTTGAGTGATGGCGATGGCGAAGACACCATTCAGGACTTCAACAATCTGCAAGACAAGTTCGCATTGCGCGGCAGCTTAGACTTTAGCGATCTCACCATCAAGCAAGATGGAGACGACGTGTTAATTCAAGATGGTAACGATGTGTTGGCAACTGTACTCAATACTCGTACCTCTCAAATCACCTCATCCACATTCGTTTGA